In uncultured Draconibacterium sp., one genomic interval encodes:
- a CDS encoding DUF4625 domain-containing protein, translating to MNKTNILPLLSILLLFASACSDDNEVDKEKPVIDISFSGAFPTNCDTIYFGEPFVLKMRFSDNLELGAFSIDIHNNFDHHSHSTEVTSCHPDPDKDPVNPYVSIDDYSIPESLKEYETNLTISISESDGVELHDEGDYHFLIRLTDKEGWSAQKGLSIKMLHR from the coding sequence ATGAATAAAACAAATATACTGCCGCTACTGAGCATTTTACTGCTTTTTGCATCTGCCTGCAGCGACGATAATGAAGTAGATAAGGAGAAACCGGTAATCGACATCAGTTTTTCAGGCGCGTTCCCAACCAATTGCGATACCATCTATTTTGGAGAACCGTTTGTATTGAAAATGAGGTTTTCCGATAACCTTGAGCTGGGAGCTTTTAGTATTGATATTCACAATAATTTCGATCATCATTCGCACAGTACGGAGGTTACAAGCTGCCATCCCGATCCGGATAAAGATCCGGTGAATCCTTATGTTAGCATCGACGATTATTCTATTCCTGAAAGTTTGAAGGAGTACGAAACGAACCTCACTATTTCAATATCCGAAAGTGATGGTGTTGAGCTGCACGACGAGGGGGATTATCATTTTTTGATACGCCTAACCGATAAAGAAGGCTGGTCGGCACAAAAAGGATTGAGCATTAAAATGCTGCATCGCTAG
- a CDS encoding DUF4625 domain-containing protein: MKKRNLLVAITLGVAVFFTACDDDDTTIAKPEITLTELGEGDSHGNDHTGVAGSDLHVEAEIVAEGKIDLVQVVIHHEGEHKSALETEWEVDTIYTKFTGLKNTTFHEHIDIAEWAEAGDYHFHFIVTDMEGNQSTAESELEIIEE; this comes from the coding sequence ATGAAAAAGAGAAATTTATTAGTTGCGATAACTTTAGGAGTAGCTGTTTTTTTTACAGCATGTGATGACGATGACACAACAATTGCAAAACCCGAAATTACCCTAACGGAGCTGGGCGAAGGCGACAGTCATGGAAACGACCACACCGGAGTAGCTGGCAGCGATTTACACGTTGAAGCAGAAATTGTTGCCGAAGGAAAAATCGATCTGGTGCAGGTGGTTATTCATCACGAAGGAGAACATAAATCGGCACTGGAAACCGAGTGGGAAGTGGATACGATCTACACAAAGTTTACGGGCTTAAAAAACACCACTTTTCACGAGCACATCGACATTGCAGAGTGGGCCGAAGCTGGCGATTATCATTTTCATTTTATTGTTACCGATATGGAAGGCAATCAATCGACTGCCGAATCGGAATTAGAGATTATTGAAGAATAA